Proteins encoded within one genomic window of Mauremys mutica isolate MM-2020 ecotype Southern chromosome 11, ASM2049712v1, whole genome shotgun sequence:
- the LOC123343554 gene encoding cytochrome c oxidase subunit 5A, mitochondrial, giving the protein MLGSALLLRRCTAAGLRGLARRARQPPAATAAVLPARCYSHGTQESDEEFDARWVTYFNKPDIDAWELRKGMNTLVGYDLVPEPKIIDAALRACRRLNDFATAVRILEVVKDKAGPHKEIYPYVIQELRPTLNELGISTPEELGLDKA; this is encoded by the exons ATGTTGGGCTCCGCCCTGCTCCTTCGTCGCTGCACCGCGGCCGGTCTCCGTGGCCTGGCCCGGCGGGCCCGACAGCCGCCCGCCGCCACCGCCG CTGTGTTGCCTGCTCGTTGCTACTCTCATGGGACACAAGAGTCAGATGAAGAATTTGATGCTCGCTGGGTGACATATTTCAACAAACCAGATATCGATGCCTGGGAGCTAAGGAAAG GCATGAACACATTGGTGGGCTACGATCTGGTGCCAGAACCAAAAATCATCGATGCTGCTTTGAGAGCATGCAGACGGTTAAATGACTTTGCTACTGCGGTCCGCATCCTAGAAGTTGTAAAG GACAAGGCAGGCCCTCACAAGGAAATCTACCCTTATGTTATCCAGGAACTTAGACCAACTTTGAATGAATTGGGAATCTCCACTCCAGAGGAACTGGGCCTGGACAAAGCATAA